In the Rhinoderma darwinii isolate aRhiDar2 chromosome 13, aRhiDar2.hap1, whole genome shotgun sequence genome, one interval contains:
- the NELFCD gene encoding negative elongation factor C/D: MEPEIFLGSSSGSGSGISSGTILGDWEDRGADEEYAETEDDAELQQECLKKLSSRDYIMEPAIFNTLKRYFQAGGSPENVIQLLSESYTAVAQTVNLLAEWLIHSGVEPVQVQETVENHLKSLLIKHFEPRKADSIFTEEGETPAWLEQMIAHTTWRDLFYKLAEAHPDCLMLNFTVKLISDAGYQGEITSVSTACQQLEVFSRVLRTSLATILDGGEENLEKNLPEFAKMVCHGEHTYLFAQAIMSILAQEEQGGSAMRRIAQEVQRFAHEKGHDASQITLALGTAASYPRACQALGAMLSKGALNPADITVLYKMFTSMDSPPVELIRVPAFLDLFMQSLFKPGAKINQDHKHKYIHILAYAASVVETWKKNKRVNINKDELKSTSKAIETVHNLCCNENKGASELVAELGTLYQCIRFPVVAMGVLKWVDWTVSEPRYFQLQTDHTPVHLALLDEISTCHQLLHPQVLQLLIKLFETEHSQLDVMEQLELKKTLLDRMVHLLSRGYVLPVVTYIRKCLEKLDTDISLIRYFVTEVLDVIAPPYTSDFVQLFLPILENESIAGTIKTEGEHDPVTEFIAHCKSKFIMIN; encoded by the exons ATGGAGCCCGAAATCTTCCTAGGGAGCAGCAGTGGCAGTGGTAGTGGCATCAGCTCTGGGACCATACTTGGAGACTGGGAGGATAGAGGAGCG GATGAAGAGTATGCAGAAACGGAGGATGATGCCGAGTTGCAACAGGAATGTCTGAAGAAACTGTCCAGTCGTGACTACATCATGGAGCCTGCCATATTTAACACCTTGAAAAG GTATTTCCAGGCAGGTGGGTCTCCAGAGAACGTCATTCAGCTTCTGTCCGAGAGTTACACCGCTGTAGCACAGACCGTGAACCTGTTGGCAGAGTGGCTCATCCATTCAG GAGTGGAGCCAGTACAAGTCCAGGAGACGGTGGAAAACCACTTGAAAAGCCTGTTAATAAAACACTTTGAGCCGAGAAAAGCCGATTCCATTTTTACAGAGGAAGGAGAG ACTCCTGCTTGGCTGGAGCAGATGATCGCACACACCACATGGCGAGACCTGTTTTACAAGCTTGCAGAGGCTCATCCAGACTGCTTGATGCTGAACTTCACAGTCAAG CTCATCTCCGATGCCGGGTATCAGGGAGAAATCACCAGCGTCTCCACGGCTTGTCAGCAGCTGGAGGTCTTCTCCAGAGTGCTTCGTACATCACTGGCCACCATACTCGATGGAGGAGAGGAGAACCTTGAAAAAAACCTACCCGAGTTTGCC AAAATGGTTTGTCACGGAGAACACACCTATTTGTTTGCACAAGCAATCATGTCTATATTGGCACAAGAGGAGCAGGGAGGATCTGCCATGCGCAGGATTGCACAGGAGGTGCAAAGATTTGCTCACGAAAA GGGCCATGATGCCAGTCAGATCACTCTTGCATTGGGAACTGCTGCATCCTACCCTCGGGCGTGCCAGGCACTCGGTGCTATGTTATCCAAAGGAGCGTTAAACCCGGCAGACATTACTGTCCTGTACAAGATGTTTACAAGCATGGACTCTCCCCCCGTGGAACTG ATCCGTGTTCCGGCATTTCTGGATCTTTTCATGCAATCACTCTTCAAACCTGGAGCGAAGATAAACCAAGACCACAAGCATAAATACATTCATATATTGGCCTATGCTGCCAGTGTGGTGGAGACATGGAAGAAG AATAAGCGGGTGAATATTAATAAGGATGAATTAAAGTCGACTTCCAAAGCTATAGAGACCGTCCATAACCTGTGCTGCAATGAAAACAAGGGCGCCTCGGAGCTTGTGGCTGAGCTGGGCACATTGTATCAATGTATCAG GTTCCCGGTTGTAGCAATGGGTGTTTTGAAGTGGGTGGACTGGACAGTATCAGAACCCCGTTATTTCCAGCTACAGACCGATCATACGCCTGTACACCTGGCACTGCTGGACGAG ATCAGTACGTGTCACCAGCTTCTACACCCACAAGTCCTGCAACTGCTGATTAAACTATTTGAGACGGAGCACTCGCAGCTAGATGtcatggagcag TTGGAGCTGAAGAAGACCCTGCTGGACAGAATGGTTCACCTGTTGAGTCGAGGCTATGTGCTGCCTGTTGTCACTTACATCCGCAAATGTCTGGAGAAACTTGACACGGACATCTCTCTCATACGTTACTTTGTGACAGAG GTCCTGGATGTCATTGCCCCTCCTTATACCTCAGACTTTGTGCAGCTTTTCCTTCCCATCCTAGAAAACGAAAGTATAGCCGGCACCATTAAAACCGAAGGAGAACATGACCCGGTGACAGAGTTTATAG